The Acidimicrobiales bacterium region CGACGAGCTGGCCAGCTTCCACCGCACCGCCACCGAGGTCGGTCTCGACGCACTGGTCGAGGTCCACGACGAAGCCGAGCTCGAACGGGCCCTCGCCGTCGGCGCCACCCTCGTCGGTGTGAACCAGCGGGACCTGGTGACCTTTGAGGTCGACCACGAGCGCGCCGTTCGCATGGCCGCGGCGTTCCCCGACCACGTGGTCTCCGTGGCCGAATCCGGCGTGCGCGGCCCCGAGGACGCTGCCGCCCTGGCCGAGGCGGGGTACGACGCCGTGCTGGTGGGGGAGTCCCTCGTCACCTCCGGCGACCCCGCCGCAGCCGTCGCCGCCCTTCGTTCCACCCACTGAACGTTCTGGCAT contains the following coding sequences:
- a CDS encoding indole-3-glycerol-phosphate synthase TrpC: DELASFHRTATEVGLDALVEVHDEAELERALAVGATLVGVNQRDLVTFEVDHERAVRMAAAFPDHVVSVAESGVRGPEDAAALAEAGYDAVLVGESLVTSGDPAAAVAALRSTH